From Onychostoma macrolepis isolate SWU-2019 chromosome 05, ASM1243209v1, whole genome shotgun sequence, one genomic window encodes:
- the zbtb44 gene encoding zinc finger and BTB domain-containing protein 44 isoform X2 — translation MGVKTFTHNSPNHSQELLDKLNTLRSEGHFCDVTIRVQGQMFSAHKVVLACCSDFLRAKLSGKPAEEDTVIVGEDNKHVLDLQHVTVAGFAPLLEYAYTSTLSISTENIIDVLAAASYMQMFAVANTCSEFMKSSILWNSASSGAGGPGSTQPAVLHRPQETPEGHASCTLAPVDALSPSPVSSECSVPERPIPVCRESRRKRKGFASPQPASSTSPQVPNPSPSSSSFPESSAQVLEPSLAFSWTYPFGVDRRFAAEKSKLPEGLLEPSGASGQDSSGRALVEYLACEGPRGLGVGGAAGVEEEEEEDVQVKVERLSDEEVHEEASQPVSAPHSSLSDQQTVPGNEHTQEDLLISPQSSSIGSLDEGVTEGLQSMQGTPNTTGHMEEDERLENVQYPYHLYISPSTRPGLNGPERPFQCPTCGVRFTRIQNLKQHMLIHSGIKPFQCDRCGKKFTRAYSLKMHRLKHEVSSSSQTT, via the exons ATGGGTGTGAAAACCTTCACTCATAACTCCCCCAACCACAGCCAAGAGCTTTTGGATAAGCTCAACACTCTACGCAGTGAGGGTCACTTTTGTGACGTCACCATCCGCGTACAAGGCCAGATGTTCTCGGCCCACAAGGTAGTGCTAGCCTGCTGTAGTGACTTCCTTCGAGCGAAGCTGTCTGGGAAGCCGGCTGAAGAAGACACTGTAATAGTAGGTGAAGATAACAAACATGTGCTGGATCTTCAACACGTGACGGTTGCAGGTTTTGCTCCTCTTCTGGAATATGCGTACACGTCCACACTGTCCATTAGTACGGAGAACATCATCGACGTACTGGCAGCTGCTAGCTACATGCAGATGTTTGCGGTGGCCAACACTTGCTCTGAGTTCATGAAGTCCAGTATCCTGTGGAACTCGGCATCCTCGGGAGCAGGAGGTCCTGGAAGCACCCAGCCTGCAGTTTTACACAGACCCCAAGAGACCCCTGAAGGCCATGCAAGCTGCACCCTCGCCCCTGTAGATGCCCTCTCACCATCTCCGGTCTCATCCGAATGTAGCGTACCGGAGCGGCCCATTCCTGTGTGCCGCGAGTCTAGACGCAAGCGCAAAGGCTTTGCGAGCCCACAACCAGCATCCTCAACCTCTCCACAAGTCCCCAATCCCTctccctcctcttcctccttccCAGAGAGTTCAGCGCAGGTTCTGGAACCATCTCTGGCCTTCTCCTGGACGTACCCCTTTGGTGTGGACCGGCGGTTCGCGGCAGAAAAGTCAAAACTACCTGAAGGTCTCCTGGAACCATCTGGAGCGTCGGGGCAGGACTCTAGTGGACGGGCATTGGTGGAGTATTTGGCCTGTGAGGGCCCACGAGGCCTGGGCGTAGGGGGCGCAGCAggggtggaggaggaggaagaagaagatGTGCAGGTGAAGGTGGAAAGGCTGAGTGATGAAGAAGTGCATGAAGAAGCTTCTCAACCAGTCAGTGCTCCTCACAGTTCTCTGAGTGACCAGCAGACGGTTCCTGGCAATGAACACACCCAAGAAGATCTACTCATCAGCCCTCAGTCCTCATCCATTG GCTCCCTGGATGAGGGGGTGACAGAAGGTCTCCAATCCATGCAGGGCACTCCAAACACTACTGGTCACATGGAGGAGGATGAGAG GCTGGAGAATGTCCAGTACCCATACCACCTGTACATTAGCCCTTCCACTCGCCCAGGACTCAACGGTCCTGAACGGCCCTTCCAGTGCCCTACATGTGGCGTCCGCTTCACTCGAATACAGAATCTCAAGCAGCACATGCTCATCCACTCTG GTATTAAGCCATTCCAGTGTGACCGCTGCGGGAAAAAGTTTACGCGGGCTTACTCTCTGAAGATGCACCGGCTGAAGCACGAAG TGAGTTCCTCCTCCCAGACTACCTGA
- the zbtb44 gene encoding zinc finger and BTB domain-containing protein 44 isoform X1 gives MGVKTFTHNSPNHSQELLDKLNTLRSEGHFCDVTIRVQGQMFSAHKVVLACCSDFLRAKLSGKPAEEDTVIVGEDNKHVLDLQHVTVAGFAPLLEYAYTSTLSISTENIIDVLAAASYMQMFAVANTCSEFMKSSILWNSASSGAGGPGSTQPAVLHRPQETPEGHASCTLAPVDALSPSPVSSECSVPERPIPVCRESRRKRKGFASPQPASSTSPQVPNPSPSSSSFPESSAQVLEPSLAFSWTYPFGVDRRFAAEKSKLPEGLLEPSGASGQDSSGRALVEYLACEGPRGLGVGGAAGVEEEEEEDVQVKVERLSDEEVHEEASQPVSAPHSSLSDQQTVPGNEHTQEDLLISPQSSSIGSLDEGVTEGLQSMQGTPNTTGHMEEDERLENVQYPYHLYISPSTRPGLNGPERPFQCPTCGVRFTRIQNLKQHMLIHSGIKPFQCDRCGKKFTRAYSLKMHRLKHEGKRCFRCQICSATFTSFGEYKHHMRVSRHIIRKPRIYECKTCGAMFTNSGNLIVHLRSLNHEASELANYFQTSEFLLPDYLNHMQEDEGLGHFEMSEQTFEASSSSSSVQTPVISQVSSTMNYDNHTSAPPSQTPNPRSGNGGEAAHGDHPKSTAAVTSLQDPEEDEGEKERGGRKKKRLVSITIE, from the exons ATGGGTGTGAAAACCTTCACTCATAACTCCCCCAACCACAGCCAAGAGCTTTTGGATAAGCTCAACACTCTACGCAGTGAGGGTCACTTTTGTGACGTCACCATCCGCGTACAAGGCCAGATGTTCTCGGCCCACAAGGTAGTGCTAGCCTGCTGTAGTGACTTCCTTCGAGCGAAGCTGTCTGGGAAGCCGGCTGAAGAAGACACTGTAATAGTAGGTGAAGATAACAAACATGTGCTGGATCTTCAACACGTGACGGTTGCAGGTTTTGCTCCTCTTCTGGAATATGCGTACACGTCCACACTGTCCATTAGTACGGAGAACATCATCGACGTACTGGCAGCTGCTAGCTACATGCAGATGTTTGCGGTGGCCAACACTTGCTCTGAGTTCATGAAGTCCAGTATCCTGTGGAACTCGGCATCCTCGGGAGCAGGAGGTCCTGGAAGCACCCAGCCTGCAGTTTTACACAGACCCCAAGAGACCCCTGAAGGCCATGCAAGCTGCACCCTCGCCCCTGTAGATGCCCTCTCACCATCTCCGGTCTCATCCGAATGTAGCGTACCGGAGCGGCCCATTCCTGTGTGCCGCGAGTCTAGACGCAAGCGCAAAGGCTTTGCGAGCCCACAACCAGCATCCTCAACCTCTCCACAAGTCCCCAATCCCTctccctcctcttcctccttccCAGAGAGTTCAGCGCAGGTTCTGGAACCATCTCTGGCCTTCTCCTGGACGTACCCCTTTGGTGTGGACCGGCGGTTCGCGGCAGAAAAGTCAAAACTACCTGAAGGTCTCCTGGAACCATCTGGAGCGTCGGGGCAGGACTCTAGTGGACGGGCATTGGTGGAGTATTTGGCCTGTGAGGGCCCACGAGGCCTGGGCGTAGGGGGCGCAGCAggggtggaggaggaggaagaagaagatGTGCAGGTGAAGGTGGAAAGGCTGAGTGATGAAGAAGTGCATGAAGAAGCTTCTCAACCAGTCAGTGCTCCTCACAGTTCTCTGAGTGACCAGCAGACGGTTCCTGGCAATGAACACACCCAAGAAGATCTACTCATCAGCCCTCAGTCCTCATCCATTG GCTCCCTGGATGAGGGGGTGACAGAAGGTCTCCAATCCATGCAGGGCACTCCAAACACTACTGGTCACATGGAGGAGGATGAGAG GCTGGAGAATGTCCAGTACCCATACCACCTGTACATTAGCCCTTCCACTCGCCCAGGACTCAACGGTCCTGAACGGCCCTTCCAGTGCCCTACATGTGGCGTCCGCTTCACTCGAATACAGAATCTCAAGCAGCACATGCTCATCCACTCTG GTATTAAGCCATTCCAGTGTGACCGCTGCGGGAAAAAGTTTACGCGGGCTTACTCTCTGAAGATGCACCGGCTGAAGCACGAAGGTAAACGCTGTTTCCGGTGCCAGATCTGTAGCGCCACTTTCACTTCCTTCGGTGAATATAAGCATCACATGAGGGTGTCTCGCCACATCATCCGCAAGCCTCGGATTTACGAGTGCAAAACGTGCGGCGCCATGTTTACCAACTCCGGCAATTTAATCGTACACCTGAGGAGTCTCAACCATGAGGCGTCAGAACTAGCAAACTACTTCCAGACCAG TGAGTTCCTCCTCCCAGACTACCTGAACCATATGCAAGAGGATGAGGGGCTGGGACACTTTGAGATGAGTGAGCAGACCTTTGAAgcttcttcctcctcttcctcagtCCAAACTCCAGTTATCTCTCAAGTTTCCTCTACCATGAACTATGACAACCACACTTCTGCACCTCCTTCCCAAACCCCAAACCCCAGGTCAGGGAACGGAGGGGAGGCCGCACATGGGGACCACCCGAAGTCCACCGCTGCTGTTACCTCTCTGCAAGACCCAGAGGAAGACGagggagagaaggagagaggtGGAAGAAAGAAGAAGAGACTAGTGTCAATTACAATTGAGTGA